The proteins below come from a single Xyrauchen texanus isolate HMW12.3.18 chromosome 1, RBS_HiC_50CHRs, whole genome shotgun sequence genomic window:
- the LOC127626041 gene encoding uncharacterized protein LOC127626041: MSQHINDNNSSGYSSASDHSMDRHPSMNQTMRNNTRETGVCQSDHLNRSHHDASLINPSPPAQYRLNTERTNFDGSDGKVRLWTYGRKDRRKQNKVLLMVGETCTGKTTIINTMVSYLLGVKFEDEKFYEITEEQEQKDQTKSQTSAITVYEVFDDENPISLTIIDTPGYAHTEGSEKDGEVAEYLTKLFSSEFGIKFIDAVCFVMNASQNRLSGKEFYIFHSVLSLFSRDIENNIVFLLTYSDGGPPTDAINAINTAEIPCRRDEDNQPVHFLFNNRQKETRDRQYNHVFKSAWELGEESMDQLFSLLDENNRKSLKMTLDVLIERKRLEACVSNLNERIKEKEIKTEELREIQKVLEQNREKIKNCENFEFTVDRVYKEKVPIENEWWWNSKATCCTDCEENCHLYGCSWVSPNNLSECYVMKNNNCTVCAGKCHYTKHVKENKKYVSKTKKVTLTFKDLEKEYERTGDELETRFDKEEYEKIKNEHENNMKLEEEKTDIEKKNIRRLAEIEQKKSKLVDEAYSTIMNLCKIALKADSAFTLQYLDFLIPRLKEDGKEECVKNLEDLRKAADEEKNKGALRQLREYTGRKLNTFFNYFSIKKE, translated from the exons ATGTCTCAACATATCAATGACaataactccagtggttacagcAGTGCCTCAGATCACAGCATGGACCGACATCCTTCCATGAACC AGACAATGAGGAACAACACCAGAGAGACGGGTGTCTGCCAGTCTGATCATTTGAACAG ATCTCATCATGATGCCAGTCTAATTAATCCCAGCCCTCCAGCACAGTACCGTCTGAACACAGAAAGAACAAACTTTGATGGGTCTGATGGAAAGGTCAGACTGTGGACATATGGACGAAAAGAcagaagaaagcaaaacaaaGTCTTACTGATGGTGGGAGAAACTTGTACTGGAAAGACCACCATCATCAACACCATGGTCAGCTATTTACTGGGGGTGAAGTTTGAGGATGAAAAGTTTTATGAGATCACAGAAGAACAAGAACAAAAAGATCAAACTAAATCCCAAACATCTGCAATCACTGTCTATGAGGTGTTTGATGATGAGAACCCAATATCTCTCACCATTATTGATACTCCAGGATATGCACACACTGAAGGATCTGAGAAAGATGGAGAGGTTGCTGAATATCTGACCAAATTATTTTCAAGTGAGTTTGGGATAAAGTTTATTGACGCAGTTTGTTTTGTGATGAATGCGTCTCAGAATCGTCTCTCTGGAAAAGAGTTTTACATCTTCCACTCAGTTCTGTCTCTGTTTAGTCGAGATATTGAGAACAACATTGTGTTCTTACTCACATATTCAGATGGAGGACCACCAACAGATGCAATAAATGCCATTAACACAGCTGAGATCCCCTGCAGAAGAGATGAAGACAATCAGCCTGTTCATTTCTTATTCAACAACCGTCAGAAAGAGACAAGAGACAGACAGTATAATCATGTTTTTAAATCAGCTTGGGAACTGGGAGAGGAAAGCATGGATCAATTATTTTCACTACTGGATGAAAACAACAGAAAAAGTCTCAAGATGACTTTAGATGTTCTGATAGAGCGGAAACGACTCGAGGCCTGTGTCTCCAACCTGAACGAGCGAATTAAAGAGAAGGAGATAAAAACGGAAGAACTGAGAGAGATTCAGAAAGTCCTCGAACAGAACagggaaaaaataaagaattgtgAAAACTTTGAGTTTACAGTCGACAGAGTTTACAAAGAAAAAGTCCCCATTGAGAATGAATGGTGGTGGAACAGTAAAGCGACCTGCTGCACTGACTGTGAGGAGAACTGTCATCTGTACGGCTGCTCGTGGGTCTCTCCCAATAATCTCTCAGAGTGTTATGTCATGAAAAACAACAACTGTACTGTGTGTGCAGGGAAGTGTCATTACACCAAACATGTCAAAGAGAACAAAAAATATGtttcaaagacaaagaaagtcACTCTGACATTTAAAGATCTTGAAAAGGAGTATGAACGCACTGGTGACGAGCTTGAGACCAGATTTGACAAAGAAGaatatgaaaagattaaaaatgaacatgaaaacaACATGAAACTGGAGGAGGAGAAAACAGACATAGAGAAGAAAAATATCAGACGACTGGcagaaattgaacaaaaaaagtccAAACTGGTGGATGAAGCTTACAGCACCATCATGAATCTGTGTAAGATTGCACTGAAAGCAGACAGCGCGTTCACTCTTCAGTATCTGGATTTCTTGATTCCCAGACTGAAGGAGGACGGAAAAGAGGAATGTGTGAAGAATCTGGAGGATCTGAGAAAAGCTGCAGACGAGGAGAAAAATAAGGGAGCTTTACGTCAACTAAGAGAATATACTGGCcgaaaattaaacacatttttcaattatttctctattaaaaaggaataa